The genomic stretch ccacctttaaactagctgagtttaccgaagtagctagctaactatcagtttaacatgtagcatgtactgtttaaccatgaaatgtaaatgtaaaatacggtaaaataattaatagggcatatttagatgggtaatagggtaaaacccagtgcatttaagataaaaatgggttgaaatatgacggagcgctaagagggagacttctgtgtccattcttccatctggtaatccccagcggtcaggccgggcagcctgaccgatccggcgcctacttgctgcgcctagctgctgcgcggtctgaccgctcgtggagtttttcatgtctgactttaaccgcatctaatactgtattacggcgtgagcgcaacagcgacaacttaatatcgatgtgtaagcagcctgagtggtagggtgttttcatctgaaccctccagcaggctatgctgcactattgacgtgttagcgcgcggcgctaacaacttagcaacgtgacatgtctctgagaaagcgtaaaacacggacgcttcttctgaagcggaaaataacacctcttcttaagcagagcaggatgtcgcctcggctcgttcacggccgagccggactgagctcgataacattgaccaagcacagccactgggccgttgtagctgccaccaggcctactgaaggaactccagcgggtttcatcagactcgtaaagtttcttgtttttgctggggatttctgtattttaccgctccctcctgcagtcttcccctattaaaatttaaaatgtgtaactttatgtattgtgatgaatgactaatattcatgttaaactgaaacgttaggcatttagggggaaaaaacaaaataataaacattatacagatgtcaaataaatcaaactgtaattaaactatatattttcaaagtcatatagacagcatgatggtttgtgtgatccgcgcggtttcacttacacccctttaatgatcaggctgttttttattatttttatcagctgatagcagttaaaattatggtaaaaaatacttttatctgtttttgataacttaatgcccaggaagagcatcttcattaaatataacccaaatgttttattatgagcagatctgatgaaggtgtagacaagcagtctgcaaagtaaaacttgtttagagtccaaactcttactaaagcttttgaaaagaaaaaatggttgaattttgagaaatatccacaacaggggagcgagacctctgaaaaatgtatattttctctgaattcatagaataatgtgaagattctgggaaaagttgggattctgagattaaaacgtaaatctttctaatcataattctggcagtttttgtgtccttctgctgtggaaagtcgtgcaacatgaagatactgagaagatgcttacaacctgtatttttattccatccataaataaaatcatgagctatttttttaatccaaatttgatccaaagggccatcgttggttccagacccgttctagaacattcctctaatcttaaagtcatcatcagtttcttccttttaacaaatatttatttgttcaaatatttaatatttataactggaatatttgttcctccctctcccactgcagttagtcctgtcccgcaaccctgtttttgcagcttagtgaagccaaccatcactaaccggggggtggttttggacccagagatgcggatggactcccacattagccaggtggttagatcctgcttttcccggcttcgccagctaccaaagatgaagtccatcctgaaagacgtgtcatattttctccccaagctggacctgaccgtcatgtatcggtccaaaatagtgtgatgatattgtgttttttgtacataacagactttttaacagacaaatttgtcgcattctcctacacctcttcacgggctcgccacagtaaatattctatttggcaagagataaactttattgtatttatcctagtgaatctataattaaacgggtaaactagtagtagcacatccaacatcaaagaaagtaaaatgttattatcaggagagggagaatgtttaagtggttagcagcagtgtgctagccgatggccccctccatgaggccaccacagctcaacagaacatcgttgtagcttcttctggggagaaaaacacttagagagaaaataaagttaacagctgaaatagcaggaaataatacagttaaagagcagattgtagaagaaagaaacccctgggttaaactggtctgtctactgcataatgctgaactcttaaCATGTGTCctaagggaaggacctgattggtgtccagaacctgctgaagaagcaccaggctctgcaggctgagatcacaggtcatgaacctcgcatcaaggctgtcacccagaaaggagagaccatggtggaagaaggtagagcaggtctggtcctgacatgtttctgaggtgtctgcaggttctggctcactttttttgggtccaggtcacttcgctggtgaggaagtgaagactaaactgtgggagcttcatggacgttgggacacgctgaaggccaaggcgtcccagaggaggcaggacctggaggactctctgcaggcccagcagtactttgcggatgctaatgaggccgagtcctggatgagggagaaggagcccatcgttggaagtccagactaagggaaagacgaggacttggccgaggtatggaagtcccttcctgagaaactccaatcgcttttctttgctctctttccagtccttcataattagtgtttctgtatttgtcatttccttcggttgtctaccagacgtcgttgctcgtttaagcgtctcatgggttaggggtagaagtgctggcctcgcacaggaagtgatgacaaacgtgttcccgtcgctcttatttcaaacggtttacaagctgtgatgtgtgttcctgctgcagagcagccatgacacgtggcagccggcagaaggctcacgcttttccactaaacacccgcagagctacgtctgcggtgaactgagcagggtttgttttacggtggcggatccgattggaccatcgctgcgagaaagctccacttgtgtcagacgagctgaaggttctgatgttctgctccacaggctctcctgaagaagcatgaggccctgatgtcggacctgtcggcttacggcagcagcatccaggccctgaaggagcaggcccagtcctgcagggtgagttcagaaccctcggcccgtcagaacattcttatccaccacgttctaacaccagacctgttaacccgacagcaacaaggtgatcagcaggtgcttttgtcctgcaggacctgaaggccaacgagtcccgcctgagggacatcaacaaggtggcatctgaactggagtcagaaggtctgatggctgaggaggctcctatggttcaggctcaggtgagcgtcacctgtctgcagcagctggtccctctcacttcctggtttaactctgctcgtctctgtttgtagcaacaagaacatctgggttctgctcctggaaaggtgcatgttgtcctccgcctccaccagaaccagacgtggtgtttatgttaccactcatttgtttgtttacaggacgaagccgactctaacacggcgtcaccctggaaggtgagttcattcagctgatcagaggtcacctctgatggcagcagtcacggccgaccgtgctgacatcacacaggaattcaggtgacccggcaggcaccaggttttggtgaaagtggggacatgtcagctggttgccatggctacagttatctttatgcatctgtatgactgctgactggtgtgtgtttcctgtgacctttgacctcagaccgtacggttgggcgttcagacgacggctaactttaattccatcaaggtaagaggaagctcttcccttcctgtctgagcgatccgtctccaggtttcttcgtccggcgtccagcccgctggcgtccacctttatctcatctcacttcatttatagtgcaatactttcacattatcattttcccacacttctgtatacctgtattttgttgtttttcaataaagaatgacaaattatttaagtttggtttttgttgcacacaaatatatatctgtaaaaaatatctacaaagctaatgtttacataacaagtatgattgggttttgcaatacggcactcaagtttattttagtaagattttcaaaccaagtaaagttagtaaagaacacatttctattgtctgctaagaaactgttgggatttaaaatgggcctgttgtacaaataacttgtaaatgattattcctcacttttgtcttaaccaaagaaattccagtaattgagcaaaaacatttatttttaacactacagtttataaaacagggcgcaaagtgtcggcacatgtatgtatgtcgatggtccgccccaaccaaaccaagagagacagacgtcagggaggccaaggttgtctctgcagctctctgggcaccacgcctcactcagctgtccccaatgatccaaatggctatggaggaaaaaataacaggtttggcctagctgtttaaagtacaaaaccattcatgaagtggtcaagacaagtacttggaacttacacgctgcgttgtgtagctgacgttggagacacacaggctgccatggtgaccttttaatagatctaagaaaaaaatgtaataaaagaatgaaacttaaaaactcccagacctcatgtcatatttactcatcagctatggctgatttgtttggatcacagtgagttacactaattctaatatatttttatttctattatacatacatactttttaactgttattttcacatgactgttatcaggctctcttgttctggttctgatgataactctgtgtcttccagtaagttatcttgtgcttacttcatctgtagaatgtctctttacttttggtaaattgtactgagtccagaataaaggctagttggctgtacaagatacaaacaagtattacgttttggaaatatatgaaacaccgccagcatctgttagagcctgtggcggggtgctgagggccggctccagcccaggaatgagctctacacgccggccgggagggtttgaaacaccgccatcctctcctctgctggctgtaaattctgttatggttaccggtgcttgtgttgcaatgtgaaacgcttggtctcagattttgtaagaaagataataaaatgtccccccaaaatacgacttaaatatattttctcttcttcatgatacatttaatggctggtgcgactcaggagtgatagcgccaaaaaaaactactgaaaacttgctcaaagcaaaatgttttcattacggaaataaattataaacttactgatttaaaacttttttaatacaggtacttctcacgaacaggcgcagaaaacctccacctaaactccgtgtaaggttcaggtcgatgggtgttccagttagctccggttgggttgaagctaggtggctacatccgttagctcggctcccacctccgctttagctttgggttagccagggttagcttcaggttagctcgtagctagttcgcctgggtgtcgtcactcgagcccagccttacagccacaccctcagcgcctcctctcttcccttttatggaattgtctgggctggacggaacctgtgacacggtcaaaatggcggtggtggacacctcccattatggacagataacgtgttattgaagcctatggaatcgaattgtccagtatatgtacagtctatggtctgactgagcgcctccaggagagaggccccagcaagacgcgccccgaggagcgtcttgccacatgtcagcactcggtctgactgagcgcctccaggagagaggcccaagcaagaagcgccccgaggagcttcttgcgacatgtcaacaatgggtctcactgagggcctccaggagagaagcccaagcaagacgcgccccgaggagcgtcttgccacatgtcaacactgggtctaattgagcgcctccaggagagaggcccaagcaagacataccccgaggagcgtcttgccacatgtcactactcggtctgactgagcgcctccaggagagaggtccaagcaacacgtgccccgaggagcgacttgccacatgtcaacaatgggtctgactgagggcctccaggagagaagcccaagcaagaagcgccccgaggagcgtcttgccacatgtcaacactgggtctgactgagcgcctccaggagagaggcccaagcaagacacgccccgaggagcgtcttgacacatgtcaacactgggtctgactgagggcctccatgagagaagcccaagcaagacgcgccccgaggagagtcttgccacatgtcaacactgggtctgacagagggca from Nothobranchius furzeri strain GRZ-AD unplaced genomic scaffold, NfurGRZ-RIMD1 Scf024, whole genome shotgun sequence encodes the following:
- the LOC139064420 gene encoding spectrin alpha chain, non-erythrocytic 1-like isoform X1, with the translated sequence MSDLSAYGSSIQALKEQAQSCRDLKANESRLRDINKVASELESEGLMAEEAPMVQAQQQEHLGSAPGKVHVVLRLHQNQTWCLCYHSFVCLQDEADSNTASPWKTVRLGVQTTANFNSIKVRGSSSLPV
- the LOC139064420 gene encoding spectrin alpha chain, non-erythrocytic 1-like isoform X2, which encodes MSDLSAYGSSIQALKEQAQSCRDLKANESRLRDINKVASELESEGLMAEEAPMVQAQQQEHLGSAPGKDEADSNTASPWKTVRLGVQTTANFNSIKVRGSSSLPV